The segment CCCGCTTGATGGCGCGGCCGGTGTGGTCGGGGCCGAGGCTGAAGAGAAAGGTGGCCTGGGCCTGATGCTTTTGCAACAGCTCTACCAGGCGCGGCACGCCTTCACGGGTGCCGCGATAGGTGTCGACATCGATCTTGAGGGCTAATTTTTTCATCGGAAATTCATGGCGAGAAAGGTAAGCCGCACGCCATTTCCGGCGCGGCTCCAGTCAGTGCGGCAGAAGCCTGACCAGCGCGACGCGGGGATGCGTCACAACAGGGCCAGGGCGCGGCGAATCTCAGTGATGGCGGCGGACCTCGCCCTTCAGCTTGTAAAGCGTGCCGCAATAAGGGCACAACGCCTCGCCCTTTTCCTCCAGCGGCAGGTAGACGCGGGGATGACTGCTCCATAAAGCCATTCCCGGCGTGGGGCAATGCAGCGGCAAGTCCTCCGGGGTCACTTCGATATAGCGCTGAGTGTTGTCGGCCAGATTATGTTCCATGGAGCGCGTCCTTAAACGAGAGTAAGCCAGTCAGAGTGCTGTGCCGATTTCCCGGTCACACAGTCGAAATACATGCTTTGCAGGCGCGTGGTAACCGGGCCGCGGTCACCGTTGCCGATGGCGCGGTTGTCCAGTTCGCGGATTGGCGTCACTTCCGCCGCGGTGCCGGTGAAGAAGGCTTCGTCAGCGCTGTAGACTTCATCGCGCGTGATGCGCTTCTCGATCACCTGCAGGCCGATTTCGGCCGCCAGCTGGATGATGGTGTCGCGCGTGATGCCTTCCAGCGCGCTGGTCAGGTCGGGCGTGTAGAGCTTGCCGTTGCGCACGATGAACACATTCTCGCCCGAACCTTCGGACACGAAACCGTCCACGTCCAGCAGCAGCGCTTCCTGATAACCGTCATGCTCGGCCTCGCGGTGGGCCATGATGGAATTCATGTAGTTGCCGTTGGCCTTGGCCTTGCACATGGTGATGTTGACGTGATGGCGGGAAAAAGACGAGGTCTTGACCCGGATGCCATGCTCCAGCGCCTCGGCGCCCAGGTAGGCGCCCCACGGCCAGGCGGCGACGATGACATGGGTGGAGAGCGTCTTGGCCGAGATGCCCATGGCTTCCGCGCCGTAGAATGCCATCGGGCGCAGGTAGCCGGATTCGAGATTGTTGTCGCGCACGGCGGCCAGTTGGGCCTGGGAAATGGTTTCCTTGTCGAACGGCATCTTCATGCCGAGGATGTGCGCCGAACGGAACAGCCTGTCGGTATGTTCCTTGAGGCGGAAAATTGCCGTGCCCTTGCCGGTCTTGTAAGCACGAACGCCTTCAAATACGCCCATGCCATAGTGCAGGGTATGGGTCAGGACGTGGGTGGTGGCATCGCGCCAGTTCACCATCTTGCCGTCGTACCAGATCAGGCCGTCGCGGTCGGACATAGACATCTTGAATTCTCCGGAAAAATGCTTTGATAAAGTTCAAAATTGTAGCTTAAATTTGGCCACTTGAGGAACGCGCCACGCTAAATTCAGGCTTCTTCATCCGCTGCATTTGCCGTTATCAGGCTTTTCCAACAGAATGCGAGGCATGCGCCGCTTACCCATCCCGCCCCTAGTGCTGCTCGCGCTTGCCATCGCCCTCAGCGCGATCGCCGAAATATCCGCACTGCACGGGCTGCTGCCGCTGGAAAACCGGGTTTCCGATTATTTTGTCAGAACCCACGCCCTGACGCAGAAAGCCGATCCGGCTATCGTGATCGTGGATATCGACGAAAAAAGCCTCGCCAGCATGGCTGATAGCGCCGGCAGCTGGCCCTGGCCGCGCTCCGTCCATGGCGAACTGGTGGAAGCGATCGAGCGCCAGCAGCCGCTGGCCATCGTGTTCGACATCCTGTTTACCGACCCGGACATTTACCGCCCGGAAAGCGATGCCTATTTCAATGCGGCGGTGGCGCGGCATCGCAATATCTATTTCCCCATGATCCGGCTCGATCCCGCCCACGACAAAAAAGGTGTACCCGCCGCAGAATTCGCCGCGCTGATCGGCATGGAAGCAACCTCCAGGGCTGACCCGAATGCCAGGGTGGCGCTGGTTCCTCCACGCGCCATCGACACCGGCAGCTGGCGGCTCGGCGCCATCAACTACAGCGAGGACAGCGACGGCATCGGCCGCCGCTACCATGTTTATCTGCCGGCCTCCGGCTGGCGCATTCCCTCCTTGCCGGCCCGGCTGGCCAGGGATCTGGGTTTTGACGTGCCGCAAACGGAGCAGATCATTCTCGGCTGGCGCGGCGGCGCGCTCTCGCATCCGCATATTTCCTACGCCGATCTCTACCTCGACGCCAGCCGCAAAACTCCGTTGCGCCCGCAACAGGAATTGAAAGGCAAGATTGTCATCATCGGCGCCGCGGCTTCGGGTCTGCACGATATCCGCTCCACTCCGGTCAGCAGCCTGCACCCGGCGCTGGAAATCCTCGCCACCGCCATCGACAACCTGAAAAACCGCGGCCATTTCCATACCGCACCGGCCTACACCGCGCCGGTGCTGGCACTGGCATTGATCGCGCTGCTGTTGCTGCTGTTTACCCGCTACCACCAGACCATTCGCATTGGCGCGGCGCTGCTGGCGATCACCGCGGCGCTGCTCGGAGCCAGTTATTTTGCGGTCAGCCAGCGCTGGCTGGTGCCGGTCTTTCTGCCGCTGCTGTTTGCCTGGGCCTTCTACTTTGCGGCGGCGCTGCACGAGTACCTGCGCGAGCGCAAGGCGCGCGAACAGACGGTGCAGATGTTCAACCGCTTTCTCGACCCGCGCGTGGTGAACGAGCTGGTGCACCAGGGCCAGACCGCGCAAAGTATGAGCGGGCAGACCCAGACCGTGACCGTGCTGTTTTCGGATATCCGCAATTTCACCACCTATTCAGAGCAGCACAGCGCGGAACAGGTGGTGGCCATGCTGAACCGTTATTTCAGCCTGCAGGTCGAGGTGATTTTTCGTCACGGCGGCACCCTGGACAAATTCATCGGCGACGCCATCATGGCTTTCTGGGGAGCGCCCACCGCCGACCCGCAGCACGCCGCCAATGCCGTGGCGGCAGCATTGGAAATGGCCCAGCGCCTGGAAGAATTCAAGCGCGAGCTGGGCGCAGCCGGGGCAGCCTTCGATGTCGGCATCGGCATCCACAGCGGCCCGGCAGTGGTCGGCTTCATCGGCTCGGAGCGGCGCCAGGATTACACCGCCATCGGCGATACGGTCAATCTCTCCAGCCGCATCGAGGGCGAGACCAAGGGCGTGGCGCGCATCCTGGTGTCGGACGAAACCCGCGCCCTGTGCGCGGACAAGTTTGACTTTATCGACCATGGATTTTATAAAGTCAAAGGGCGCAGCCAGGAAGCGCATTTGTTTGAACCACGGAGAAAAGCGGCATGAAATCATTTGTTGCATGGGTCTTGCTGGGGCTGGCCTGCAGTCTTTCTGCCGCCGCCGAGACCGCAGTCACAAGCAGGGAAACCGAACTCAAGCGCGAGCCTTTCAGCGACGCCGCCACGCTGGCCACCTTGCCGGCGCAAAGCAGCGTGGAAATCCTCAAGCGCCAGGGTGGCTGGACCCAGGTCAAGCCGACCAATGCCGCCGCGGGCTGGGTCAGAATGCTGAACCTGCGCCTCGGCAGCGGAAGCGCCACGAAGCAGGGCGATTCCGGCATCGGCGCCCTGTTCAACGTCGCCCGCAGCGGCAGCAGCGGCAATACCGTCACCACTGGCATACGCGGCCTGTCCGAGGAAGATCTGCGCACCGCCCGGCCCAATCCGCAGGAGCTGCAACGGATGCGGCAATTCTCGGTTTCCGCGCCTGAAGCGCAAAAATTCGCCAGTGCCGCCAGGCTGCAGAAGCAGCCGGTGGAATACCTCAGGGGCAGCGCTGGCGCGGCTTCTTCCAATAGCAATCCGGCCTCTTCCTGGGGGGATACGCCATGAGACATTTTTCACGTTCACTCAGCGCGCTGCTGACCGGTCTATTGCTGTCTTCACCAGCCTGGGCCCTCAACTTCAATCTTGAGGACCTGGGAAAGGTCGTCAACATCGCCAAGAAAACCACGGAACTCAAGGAAGTGGACGAAAGCGGCGAGATCGCCATCGGCGAGGGCGTCGCCTCCAACCTGCTCGGCGCAGCCCCGCTACTCAGGAACGAAGGCCTGCAACGCTATGTCAACCAGGTCGGGCGCTGGCTTGCGCTGCAAACCGAGCGCCCTGATCTCGCCTGGCATTTCGGCGTGATCGACAGCATGAACGTGAATGCCTTTGCCACGCCCGGCGGCTACATTTTCCTCACCCGCGGCCTGGTCATGAAAATGCGCAAC is part of the Sulfuricella sp. genome and harbors:
- a CDS encoding branched-chain amino acid transaminase; this translates as MSMSDRDGLIWYDGKMVNWRDATTHVLTHTLHYGMGVFEGVRAYKTGKGTAIFRLKEHTDRLFRSAHILGMKMPFDKETISQAQLAAVRDNNLESGYLRPMAFYGAEAMGISAKTLSTHVIVAAWPWGAYLGAEALEHGIRVKTSSFSRHHVNITMCKAKANGNYMNSIMAHREAEHDGYQEALLLDVDGFVSEGSGENVFIVRNGKLYTPDLTSALEGITRDTIIQLAAEIGLQVIEKRITRDEVYSADEAFFTGTAAEVTPIRELDNRAIGNGDRGPVTTRLQSMYFDCVTGKSAQHSDWLTLV
- a CDS encoding SH3 domain-containing protein codes for the protein MKSFVAWVLLGLACSLSAAAETAVTSRETELKREPFSDAATLATLPAQSSVEILKRQGGWTQVKPTNAAAGWVRMLNLRLGSGSATKQGDSGIGALFNVARSGSSGNTVTTGIRGLSEEDLRTARPNPQELQRMRQFSVSAPEAQKFASAARLQKQPVEYLRGSAGAASSNSNPASSWGDTP
- a CDS encoding adenylate/guanylate cyclase domain-containing protein, coding for MRRLPIPPLVLLALAIALSAIAEISALHGLLPLENRVSDYFVRTHALTQKADPAIVIVDIDEKSLASMADSAGSWPWPRSVHGELVEAIERQQPLAIVFDILFTDPDIYRPESDAYFNAAVARHRNIYFPMIRLDPAHDKKGVPAAEFAALIGMEATSRADPNARVALVPPRAIDTGSWRLGAINYSEDSDGIGRRYHVYLPASGWRIPSLPARLARDLGFDVPQTEQIILGWRGGALSHPHISYADLYLDASRKTPLRPQQELKGKIVIIGAAASGLHDIRSTPVSSLHPALEILATAIDNLKNRGHFHTAPAYTAPVLALALIALLLLLFTRYHQTIRIGAALLAITAALLGASYFAVSQRWLVPVFLPLLFAWAFYFAAALHEYLRERKAREQTVQMFNRFLDPRVVNELVHQGQTAQSMSGQTQTVTVLFSDIRNFTTYSEQHSAEQVVAMLNRYFSLQVEVIFRHGGTLDKFIGDAIMAFWGAPTADPQHAANAVAAALEMAQRLEEFKRELGAAGAAFDVGIGIHSGPAVVGFIGSERRQDYTAIGDTVNLSSRIEGETKGVARILVSDETRALCADKFDFIDHGFYKVKGRSQEAHLFEPRRKAA
- a CDS encoding zinc-finger domain-containing protein, which encodes MEHNLADNTQRYIEVTPEDLPLHCPTPGMALWSSHPRVYLPLEEKGEALCPYCGTLYKLKGEVRRHH